The Coffea arabica cultivar ET-39 chromosome 1e, Coffea Arabica ET-39 HiFi, whole genome shotgun sequence genome has a window encoding:
- the LOC140017308 gene encoding putative disease resistance protein RGA3, translating to MADALISSTIQVTLERALSLASTRIGLLVGFKKDVAGMTRSLRFIKDVLADAEERQNQSSGVQRWLNSLEEVAYDADNVLDELHYESLRHQVESRNRHKLKVCCFFSCSNINLAFRWRMASKVRDIKLKLNGIYQDAHGLGLVSRAVMTTALPAAPAVGDTRSRQTDSVVAPMVGRADDESEIVKILLSLSEKVVSVLPITGMGGLGKTTLAKSIYNNKQIDEHFNKKIWVCVSRQVQIEELFKLILVQLTEEKVEVDDRNLIVGKIGNHLGGKRYFLVLDDVWDDNQVLWNDFFTILKGLNPINGSWCLVTTRLGPVAHSVSRVLMMETELVYALGRLPDDHCWSIIKEKVVGGEEEPDELKAIKERVIKRCDGLPLAASVIGGLLSLKRKEEWRSILENRLSSLSAGEDGVMQILKLSFDNLPSRNIKKCFAHWSIFHKDSQIKRNMLIELWMAEGFLQADVKNQTMEEIGMNYLRILLQSSLLEEITDRLITSYRMHDLVHDLAGSMSKSTKVIIDRDTHTVDNGNQIRYLTIDSFGVEEDTEKFLESLSTSLHTLFVNYYFSGDMLMKLKNLYVLVATVGKLPISIGNLIHLRYVNLLYSPISILSDSLCKLYNLQTLTLSNSNVKVLPEGMCNLISLRHLHFYTFDTEFQMPLNMGRLTCLQTLEFFNVGREKGRRIGELGSLKNLKGKLEIRNLELVMDKEGAEEAKLFEKANLFRLQLKWAQDREGHDYIDKDVLDGLQPHPNLEELVIWYFLDDQFPRWLMDLTTTTTLPEFATTLPKLTSLEFNRCHRCRELLPLQNFTSLKELVIDECDGLMNLPGDLLHSCASLQKLQVSWCGNLVSFLLDLQQTPSLLKLELYRCPKLKTSMTPKGFGFLTSLRELAIGPFSDDGDDHENSSIYNEFDWCGLISSSSSPSSSALRELGLVGLPHMESLPHQIQYLTNLTSLSLSNFGGIKALPDWFGNFVALEYLYLYDFKELRHLPSEDAMRSLTKLKSLEVYRCPLLKERCTLESSGPDS from the coding sequence atggctgaCGCTCTTATCAGCTCCACAATTCAGGTCACCTTGGAAAGGGCACTGTCTCTTGCCTCTACTAGGATTGGTTTGCTAGTTGGGTTCAAGAAGGATGTGGCCGGCATGACACGTTCTCTCCGCTTTATCAAAGATGTCCTGGCTGATGCTGAGGAAAGGCAAAACCAAAGCAGCGGAGTGCAACGATGGTTGAATAGTCTCGAGGAGGTTGCTTATGATGCTGACAATGTGTTGGATGAGCTCCACTATGAATCTCTTCGTCACCAGGTGGAGTCCCGAAACCGACACAAGCTCAAGGTATGCTGCTTCTTCTCCTGCTCTAATATTAATCTTGCTTTTCGTTGGAGAATGGCTTCTAAGGTCAGGGACATCAAACTTAAGTTGAATGGCATCTATCAAGATGCCCATGGATTGGGACTGGTCAGTAGGGCAGTCATGACAACTGCCCTCCCTGCTGCTCCTGCTGTTGGAGACACGAGAAGTCGGCAGACCGACTCTGTTGTTGCTCCAATGGTTGGAAGAGCCGATGATGAATCAGAGATAGTGAAGATTTTGTTGAGCCTGTCTGAGAAGGTTGTTTCTGTTCTTCCCATAACTGGTATGGGAGGTTTAGGCAAAACAACTTTGGCTAAATCCATATACAACAACAAGCAAATTGATGAACactttaacaaaaaaatttggGTTTGTGTATCAAGACAAGTTCAAATAGAGGAGCTTTTCAAACTCATATTAGTGCAATTGACGGAAGAAAAGGTTGAAGTAGATGATAGGAATCTCATCGTTGGAAAAATTGGGAATCACCTAGGGGGAAAAAGATATTTCCTAGTCCTTGATGATGTGTGGGATGATAATCAGGTATTGTGGAATGACTTTTTCACCATCTTGAAGGGGCTCAATCCAATTAATGGAAGTTGGTGTCTGGTCACTACTCGTTTAGGTCCAGTGGCACATAGTGTGTCTAGAGTTTTGATGATGGAAACTGAATTAGTCTATGCCTTAGGAAGACTACCTGATGATCATTGTTGGTCTATCataaaagaaaaagtagttgGAGGGGAAGAAGAACCTGATGAACTAAAAGCAATTAAAGAGAGAGTAATCAAAAGATGTGATGGTCTACCGTTGGCTGCAAGTGTAATTGGAGGTCTGTTATCTTTAAAGAGAAAAGAGGAGTGGCGATCAATTTTGGAGAATAGGCTTTCGAGTTTGAGTGCAGGTGAGGATGGTGTGATGCAAATACTTAAGTTGAGTTTTGATAATTTGCCATCTCGAAACATTAAGAAATGTTTTGCACATTGGTCTATATTTCATAAGGATAGTCAGATAAAAAGGAATATGCTTATCGAACTTTGGATGGCAGAAGGTTTCCTCCAAGCAGACGTCAAAAACCAAACGATGGAGGAAATTGGAATGAATTATTTGAGAATTTTATTGCAGAGTTCATTGTTGGAAGAAATAACTGATCGGTTGATAACATCTTATAGGATGCATGATTTGGTGCACGACCTTGCAGGGTCAATGTCAAAGTCTACCAAAGTCATTATTGATAGGGATACACATACAGTAGACAATGGTAATCAGATTCGTTACCTTACAATAGACTCATTTGGTGTTGAAGAAGATACAGAAAAATTTTTGGAGAGTCTATCAACTTCGCTTCATACATTGTTTGTAAATTATTACTTTTCTGGTGATATGTTAATGAAGTTGAAGAACTTGTATGTTTTGGTTGCAACAGTTGGAAAATTACCAATTTCAATTGGCAACTTGATACATTTGCGGTATGTTAACCTTTTGTATTCTCCAATCAGTATTTTGTCGGACTCCCTTTGCAAGCTTTACAATCTGCAAACATTGACGCTAAGTAACTCAAATGTTAAAGTTCTTCCAGAGGGGATGTGCAATTTGATTAGCTTGAGACATCTCCACTTTTACACCTTTGATACAGAATTTCAAATGCCGCTGAATATGGGACGGCTGACTTGCCTTCAGACACTTGAGTTCTTTAACGTGGGTCGAGAGAAGGGTCGACGCATTGGAGAGCTTGGAAGCTTGAAGAACCTCAAAGGCAAATTGGAGATACGCAATCTGGAACTAGTAATGGATAAGGAAGGAGCTGAGGAAGCAAAACTATTTGAAAAGGCAAATCTATTTAGGCTGCAACTTAAGTGGGCCCAGGATCGAGAAGGCCACGACTACATCGACAAAGATGTGTTGGATGGCCTTCAACCCCACCCGAATTTGGAGGAGTTGGTAATTTGGTATTTTCTGGACGATCAATTTCCTCGATGGTTAATGGATttgacaacaacaacaacactcCCTGAGTTTGCAACAACACTCCCCAAGTTAACGAGTTTGGAGTTTAATCGCTGCCACAGATGCAGAGAACTCCTTCCCTTGCAAAACTTTACGTCTCTTAAAGAGCTGGTGATTGATGAGTGCGATGGGTTGATGAATCTGCCCGGTGACTTGCTACACTCTTGTGCCTCTCTCCAGAAGCTTCAGGTGAGTTGGTGCGGCAATCTTGTCTCCTTTCTGCTTGATTTGCAACAAACGCCTTCTCTCTTGAAGCTGGAATTATACAGGTGTCCCAAATTGAAAACAAGCATGACGCCCAAAGGATTTGGTTTTCTAACCAGCTTAAGGGAGCTTGCAATTGGTCCCTTCTCAGATGATGGTGATGATCatgaaaattcttcaatttacaaTGAGTTTGATTGGTGTGGATTGatatcctcctcctcctccccttCGTCATCCGCACTCCGTGAATTAGGATTAGTTGGGTTGCCACACATGGAGTCCCTGCCACATCAGATCCAATACTTGACCAATCTCACGTCACTATCGCTAAGTAACTTCGGAGGTATAAAAGCTCTGCCAGATTGGTTCGGAAACTTCGTTGCTCTTGAATACCtgtatttatatgatttcaaAGAGCTTCGACATTTACCCTCTGAGGATGCCATGAGAAGTCTCACCAAACTAAAATCTCTGGAGGTTTATCGTTGTCCTCTGTTAAAAGAAAGATGCACTCTTGAGAGCAGCGGCCCCGACTCCTAG